The Flavobacterium commune genome contains a region encoding:
- a CDS encoding DUF350 domain-containing protein translates to MDFIASKPILNSLIFSFLGIIILLVAYFIIEKLTPENTWKEVTQKNNIAVAIVFAAFIIGISMIISAAIHG, encoded by the coding sequence ATGGATTTTATCGCGTCAAAACCAATTTTAAATTCGCTTATTTTCTCTTTTTTGGGAATCATTATTTTATTAGTTGCTTATTTTATCATTGAAAAACTTACTCCTGAAAATACATGGAAAGAAGTGACTCAAAAGAATAATATTGCTGTAGCCATTGTTTTTGCTGCCTTTATTATTGGGATTTCAATGATTATTAGTGCAGCTATACATGGGTAA